A single genomic interval of Stieleria maiorica harbors:
- a CDS encoding nicotinate phosphoribosyltransferase, translating to MNPASNSLALLTDLYELTMAYGYWKCGGAERHAAFHLFFRTSPFQGGYVIAAGLGPVLDFLRSFRFNPDDIEYLGTIVGNDGRPLFEPAFLQYLAELELTLEVDAIPEGTVVFPHEPLLRVCGPILQCQLIETALLNQINYQSLVATKASRVVMAADGDAVLEFGLRRAQGIDGGLTASRAAFIGGCAATSNVLAGKRFGIPVKGTHAHSWVMSFDSEQEAFQAYADAMPNNCVFLVDTYDTLQGVRHAVQVGRRLRRSGHRMVGIRLDSGDLAWLSIEARKILDAAGFEDAVIVASNDLDERLIQSLKLQGATITVWGVGTKLVTAYDQPALGGVYKLGAIQEDGGQWQPRIKVSEQLIKTSTPGIQQVRRYLDNDGMAIADMIFNMLQPTPETCTVVDFLDTTHQTEFDANVEFVDLLQPMLRSGKFVGESPPLNEIRSRTMTQLQQFHRTVLRLDNPHRYRVGLERSLHDLKSQLVRDARQRNKAESTT from the coding sequence ATGAACCCGGCATCGAATTCGCTTGCGCTGTTGACCGACTTGTACGAGTTGACGATGGCGTATGGATATTGGAAGTGTGGCGGGGCGGAGCGGCACGCCGCCTTTCACTTGTTCTTTCGCACCAGTCCGTTTCAAGGCGGGTATGTGATTGCGGCGGGGCTCGGCCCCGTTCTGGATTTCCTGCGCTCATTTCGCTTCAATCCCGACGACATTGAGTATCTGGGGACGATTGTTGGCAATGACGGTCGGCCGTTGTTCGAACCTGCGTTCCTGCAGTATCTCGCCGAGCTCGAATTGACGTTGGAGGTGGATGCGATTCCCGAGGGCACCGTTGTCTTTCCCCACGAACCCCTGTTGCGAGTTTGCGGTCCGATCTTGCAATGCCAATTGATCGAGACCGCGTTGTTGAACCAGATCAATTACCAGTCGTTGGTTGCCACCAAAGCGTCTCGCGTGGTGATGGCGGCTGATGGCGACGCGGTGCTTGAGTTTGGATTGCGGCGGGCGCAAGGCATCGACGGCGGATTGACGGCCAGTCGTGCGGCGTTCATCGGAGGCTGCGCCGCGACATCGAACGTCTTGGCGGGAAAACGCTTCGGGATCCCGGTCAAGGGAACTCACGCGCACAGCTGGGTGATGTCGTTCGACAGCGAACAGGAGGCGTTTCAAGCTTACGCCGACGCGATGCCGAACAACTGTGTCTTTCTGGTGGATACCTATGACACATTGCAAGGCGTTCGCCACGCCGTCCAGGTGGGGCGGCGCCTTCGCCGATCCGGCCACCGGATGGTCGGGATCCGACTGGACTCGGGAGACCTGGCGTGGTTGAGCATCGAAGCGCGCAAGATACTCGATGCGGCGGGATTCGAGGATGCGGTGATCGTCGCCAGCAACGACTTGGATGAGCGCTTGATCCAGAGTCTGAAACTGCAAGGCGCAACGATCACGGTCTGGGGTGTCGGCACCAAGCTGGTCACGGCGTACGACCAGCCGGCACTGGGCGGTGTCTACAAACTGGGCGCGATCCAGGAGGATGGCGGGCAGTGGCAGCCGCGTATCAAGGTTTCCGAACAGCTGATCAAGACGTCGACGCCGGGGATCCAGCAAGTGCGTCGGTACCTCGACAACGATGGCATGGCAATCGCCGACATGATCTTCAATATGCTGCAGCCGACTCCGGAGACGTGCACCGTCGTTGACTTTCTGGACACGACTCATCAAACAGAGTTCGACGCAAACGTTGAATTCGTCGACCTGCTTCAACCGATGTTGCGCAGCGGTAAGTTCGTCGGTGAATCGCCCCCGCTAAACGAGATTCGCAGCCGCACCATGACTCAGCTGCAACAGTTTCATCGCACCGTCCTGCGGTTGGACAACCCACACCGGTACCGCGTCGGGCTCGAACGCAGTTTGCATGACCTGAAATCTCAATTAGTGCGTGACGCCAGGCAGCGGAACAAGGCGGAGTCGACGACATGA
- a CDS encoding NUDIX hydrolase, whose amino-acid sequence MTWSYEFSRPALTVDCVVFGLDEPELKVLLIRRDLKPYRGKWALPGGFVHVDESLEDGARRELREETGLERVYLEQLYTYGDVDRDPRERVVTVAYYALVKLSDHRVVAATDARDADWFCVHDLPQLAFDHSRILDAAYHRLQNKLRYEPIGFELLPKKFTLRQLQGLYEVILDRTLDKRNFRKKILGMGVLEELDETETNVAHRAARLYRFNPKQYREMIKRGVNFEI is encoded by the coding sequence ATGACGTGGAGCTATGAGTTTTCGCGGCCGGCGTTGACGGTCGATTGCGTCGTGTTCGGGTTGGACGAACCTGAATTGAAAGTCTTGCTGATTCGTCGCGACCTGAAACCCTACCGTGGCAAATGGGCACTGCCCGGCGGTTTCGTCCACGTCGACGAATCACTGGAGGACGGCGCCCGACGCGAACTGCGGGAGGAGACGGGACTTGAACGGGTCTATCTGGAGCAACTTTACACCTATGGTGACGTCGATCGCGATCCGAGAGAACGTGTGGTCACGGTGGCCTACTATGCATTGGTCAAACTGTCCGATCACCGCGTGGTTGCGGCAACAGACGCCCGCGACGCCGACTGGTTCTGCGTGCATGACCTGCCACAGCTCGCGTTCGACCACTCGCGGATCTTGGACGCCGCTTATCATCGGCTGCAAAACAAACTGCGTTACGAACCGATCGGGTTTGAGCTGTTGCCGAAAAAGTTCACCTTGAGGCAGCTGCAAGGTCTCTACGAGGTGATCCTGGATCGGACGCTCGACAAACGGAATTTTCGCAAGAAGATCCTCGGCATGGGGGTGCTCGAAGAGCTCGATGAAACGGAAACGAACGTGGCGCACCGGGCGGCCAGGCTGTATCGATTTAACCCCAAACAGTATCGTGAAATGATCAAGCGGGGAGTCAACTTTGAAATCTGA
- the pncA gene encoding bifunctional nicotinamidase/pyrazinamidase produces the protein MKSETTPSVQTALLLIDLQNDFVEGGALAVPGGSEVIEVANRLIPKFDWVVASQDWHPADHQSFASQHADLAVGDRFQLGGLPQIAWPDHCVEDTHGAEFVASLNQDQVDQVVRKGTNPQIDSYSAFYDNGHQQSTGLADDLRRRGVEQIVVMGLATDYCVRASVLDALTEGFRVTLVVDGCRGVEMVPGDVQRSLDEMQAAGAELLCSDDL, from the coding sequence TTGAAATCTGAAACCACGCCATCCGTTCAAACAGCGTTGTTGCTGATCGATCTGCAAAACGATTTTGTCGAAGGTGGCGCGTTGGCGGTGCCCGGCGGATCGGAGGTGATCGAAGTGGCAAACCGCTTGATCCCAAAGTTTGATTGGGTTGTCGCGAGTCAGGATTGGCATCCTGCGGACCACCAGAGTTTCGCCAGCCAACATGCCGATCTGGCCGTCGGAGACCGCTTTCAACTCGGCGGGCTTCCCCAAATCGCCTGGCCGGACCACTGCGTCGAGGACACCCACGGCGCGGAGTTTGTCGCTTCGTTGAATCAGGATCAAGTTGATCAAGTGGTTCGCAAAGGAACGAACCCACAGATCGATAGCTACAGCGCTTTTTATGACAACGGGCATCAGCAATCGACCGGCCTTGCGGACGACTTGCGCCGCCGCGGTGTGGAACAGATTGTTGTGATGGGATTGGCAACCGACTATTGCGTCCGCGCGAGCGTGTTGGACGCACTCACCGAAGGCTTTCGCGTGACCTTAGTGGTCGATGGCTGTCGCGGTGTCGAAATGGTTCCCGGTGACGTCCAGCGGTCACTCGACGAGATGCAGGCGGCCGGAGCGGAACTGCTGTGCAGTGACGATCTTTAG
- a CDS encoding energy transducer TonB, with the protein MSFPVRCTLFSLFVHAVGAAVLCVLPIAATQRFTSAGQQRVVAIQLSVASVSPQVDPPQILPVTIEPPRVVDLPPPDRSQETPHHASFEPSGSTPIPPPPDSFDRRPDMLAPLKRPSVAPADVPNVDATVAARPPRKMVREVTPPTIDAIPVPQSVGLSPETPVDFSSNPPPQYPAGAAQNGLEGTVLLRLRVDRNGTVTDVEVIESSGHRSLDQAAVDAVSRWKGHPAQRFGRPVASEEVLPVRFRL; encoded by the coding sequence ATGAGTTTTCCCGTTCGCTGCACGCTGTTTTCCCTGTTCGTTCACGCGGTCGGTGCGGCGGTGCTGTGCGTGCTGCCGATCGCGGCGACCCAGCGGTTCACTTCCGCCGGCCAACAACGTGTCGTTGCGATTCAATTGAGCGTTGCCAGCGTCTCACCCCAGGTCGATCCCCCGCAGATCCTTCCGGTGACGATCGAACCACCCAGGGTCGTCGATTTACCCCCTCCGGACAGGTCGCAGGAAACGCCCCATCACGCGTCGTTCGAACCCAGCGGGTCCACTCCGATTCCGCCACCACCGGACTCATTTGATCGTCGCCCGGACATGTTGGCGCCGTTGAAACGTCCGTCCGTGGCGCCCGCCGACGTGCCGAACGTCGACGCGACCGTCGCGGCACGTCCTCCACGCAAAATGGTCCGCGAGGTCACGCCACCGACGATCGACGCGATCCCGGTCCCGCAGTCGGTCGGACTCTCGCCCGAGACGCCCGTCGATTTTTCTTCCAACCCGCCGCCACAGTATCCGGCGGGCGCGGCGCAGAACGGGCTTGAAGGCACCGTGTTGTTGCGGTTGCGAGTCGATCGGAATGGCACGGTCACAGATGTCGAGGTGATCGAATCAAGCGGCCACCGTTCACTCGATCAAGCCGCCGTCGATGCGGTCAGCCGATGGAAAGGGCACCCGGCCCAACGATTCGGCCGCCCCGTCGCATCCGAAGAAGTCTTGCCGGTGCGGTTTCGTTTATAA
- a CDS encoding hemin uptake protein HemP, whose translation MSFRMQPSNDKSAVDRPAPKSPIPAADTAPLIIPSEDLFRGRNEIWIEHGEMMYRLRRTSSGKIYLCK comes from the coding sequence ATGAGTTTTCGAATGCAGCCATCCAATGACAAATCCGCGGTCGACCGGCCGGCCCCCAAATCGCCCATTCCGGCAGCAGACACTGCGCCATTGATTATCCCCTCGGAAGACCTTTTTCGCGGCCGCAACGAAATCTGGATCGAACACGGCGAAATGATGTACCGCCTTCGACGAACTTCCTCGGGAAAGATATACTTGTGCAAATGA
- a CDS encoding TonB-dependent receptor: MKHNRIAALALLPALGLGLWQTPSSAQDPTLPEIEVRPPATEQAPDVDTAPIEPAMTAPAAPMPGGSTPQPNPSLQNDSFPLLSDQSFGGTMSNPTGLNSVLRTESDLFETPRLGTIIDRDALDRKHASTVYRALQDEVGVMLQQTGNGQLSPYIRGLTGQQILVLVDGIRMNTSILRPGPNQYAATIDPGSIERIEVIRGAESALWGSDAIGGVINFVTRSADPLRGDYASPTFSQFYSTAEASSYTRTGFSSWYGATGITGGVSYLDVGTLDRGGDFGRQPGTDYQQYAGDLKLQRMLTENHLLTVAMQHFEQEDLKRSDRFLPFVLGPASDGSVPTQRPTFFDPQQRDLLYGRLEGLLPEDALIGDFYSVTLSGMRTKEASVVDRYSGNDPAAVVTRREIGEFDDWGWGTTLSFVKDMNDYGKLTYGTDYYSESIDAERVQINNPDTPGATPMVTDPQYPDDSEADRVGVYASWHVPLTARLDATTSIRYENINVSATPNFDTIGPTYFERSYQDWIASAGLAYKLTDDVRLVGGYYEGFRAPTIDDLTANKTFLQNNQSTPLVGNLDVEPEHSKTYEVGLKFNYDRLRLQVTEFWTDFDSFINRETIGGARFLTNQEAYINGTELAGEYVFNRNVALYGNFYYTYGTVTTADDPISRIPPTQGILGLRLSEPCRRSYFDVYTWMVDRADRYSESNLGDVRFIAGGTPGYATLNVRMGQSFGSENQHQLSLALENITDKYYRVLGSGVDGPGFNAVFGYQYSL, translated from the coding sequence GTGAAACACAATCGAATCGCCGCCCTGGCTCTCCTTCCTGCACTCGGGCTCGGTCTTTGGCAGACTCCCTCGTCGGCCCAAGATCCTACCTTGCCGGAGATCGAAGTCCGCCCGCCAGCGACCGAGCAGGCACCGGACGTTGACACCGCGCCGATCGAGCCTGCAATGACCGCGCCGGCTGCGCCAATGCCCGGCGGCTCCACCCCGCAACCCAATCCTTCGCTGCAAAACGATTCTTTTCCGTTGCTCAGCGACCAGAGCTTCGGTGGCACGATGAGCAACCCGACGGGACTGAACAGCGTGTTGCGCACCGAGAGCGATCTGTTCGAGACACCTCGTCTGGGCACCATCATCGATCGCGACGCACTGGACCGAAAACACGCCTCGACGGTCTATCGCGCCCTTCAAGACGAAGTCGGCGTGATGTTGCAGCAGACCGGCAACGGCCAACTCTCGCCGTACATCCGCGGTTTAACCGGTCAACAGATCCTGGTGCTGGTCGACGGCATTCGCATGAACACCAGCATCTTGCGCCCCGGGCCGAACCAATACGCGGCAACAATTGATCCCGGTTCGATCGAGCGAATCGAAGTGATTCGCGGCGCGGAGTCGGCACTTTGGGGCAGCGATGCAATCGGAGGCGTCATCAACTTCGTCACCCGCAGCGCCGATCCGTTGCGGGGCGACTATGCCAGTCCGACTTTCAGCCAGTTCTACAGTACCGCCGAAGCGTCTTCGTACACGCGCACCGGTTTCAGCTCCTGGTACGGTGCGACTGGAATCACCGGAGGCGTCTCGTATCTGGACGTCGGCACGCTCGACCGCGGCGGCGACTTCGGTCGCCAACCGGGCACGGACTACCAACAATACGCGGGCGATCTGAAACTGCAACGCATGCTGACGGAGAATCATCTCTTGACCGTCGCGATGCAGCACTTCGAGCAAGAAGATCTCAAACGTAGCGACCGGTTCTTGCCGTTTGTGCTCGGCCCGGCCAGCGACGGCAGCGTGCCGACACAGCGTCCGACCTTCTTCGATCCCCAGCAGCGGGACCTGCTCTACGGCCGACTGGAAGGTCTGTTGCCGGAGGATGCCCTGATCGGTGATTTCTACTCGGTCACACTTTCGGGCATGCGAACCAAGGAGGCCTCGGTCGTCGACCGCTATTCCGGTAACGATCCGGCCGCCGTGGTCACACGACGTGAAATCGGCGAATTTGACGACTGGGGCTGGGGAACGACGCTGTCGTTCGTTAAGGACATGAACGACTACGGCAAACTGACCTACGGCACCGACTACTACAGCGAGTCGATTGACGCGGAACGTGTCCAGATCAACAACCCGGACACGCCCGGCGCGACGCCGATGGTCACCGACCCGCAGTATCCCGACGATTCCGAAGCGGACCGCGTGGGCGTCTATGCCTCGTGGCACGTGCCGCTGACCGCGCGGCTGGATGCGACCACCTCGATTCGTTACGAAAACATCAACGTGTCGGCCACACCCAACTTCGACACGATCGGACCGACCTATTTTGAACGCTCGTACCAAGATTGGATCGCCAGCGCAGGCCTGGCGTACAAACTGACCGACGACGTCCGCTTAGTCGGCGGCTATTACGAAGGTTTCCGAGCACCGACCATCGACGATCTGACCGCCAACAAGACGTTCTTGCAAAACAACCAATCGACTCCCTTGGTCGGCAACCTGGACGTCGAACCCGAGCATAGCAAGACGTATGAAGTCGGATTGAAATTCAATTACGATCGATTGCGATTGCAGGTGACCGAGTTCTGGACGGACTTCGATAGCTTTATCAACCGCGAAACGATCGGCGGCGCGAGATTTCTGACCAATCAAGAAGCCTACATCAATGGAACCGAATTGGCCGGCGAATACGTCTTCAATCGCAACGTCGCGCTGTACGGGAATTTCTATTACACGTACGGGACGGTCACGACGGCGGATGATCCGATTTCGCGAATCCCGCCGACCCAGGGCATTTTGGGACTGCGATTGTCCGAGCCCTGCCGGCGATCGTATTTCGATGTCTACACTTGGATGGTCGATCGGGCGGACCGCTACAGCGAATCGAACTTGGGCGACGTGCGGTTCATCGCCGGTGGGACGCCCGGATACGCGACATTGAACGTCCGGATGGGACAATCCTTTGGATCCGAGAACCAGCATCAGCTGTCCTTGGCGTTGGAGAACATCACCGACAAGTACTACCGTGTCCTCGGCAGCGGTGTCGACGGTCCTGGATTCAACGCGGTCTTCGGGTATCAGTACTCGCTGTAG
- a CDS encoding RNA polymerase sigma factor produces MNDSIQQQIETLFRNDSRRVFATLARVLRDLDLAEDAMQEAFAAAADQWPGDGVPENPIAWLVTTGRFKAVDSIRRNTKLAEISGDVVERMSRVAGTNASRAATAIEDDRLRLIFTCCHPAIDVKVQVPLTLREVCGLTTDEIARAFLTTPATMAQRIVRGKAKIRDAAIPFVIPELSELPERLDSVLSVIYLIFNEGYSASSGESVTRSDLSGEAIRLCRLVLELLADAEVMGLLALMLLHESRREARQDPRGNIVLLEDQDRSRWDHHLIAEGQQWIERSLASRRFGGYTIQAAISAVHAGAATAGDTDWKQIVSLYDVLLRIQPSPVVELNRAVAVAMCDGPEFGLQLIETILDRGELGHYALAHSARGELLRRSGNTAGAIEAFQRALTLTEQASERRFLSDKLQELRGYSEY; encoded by the coding sequence ATGAACGATTCAATTCAGCAACAGATCGAAACGCTCTTTCGGAACGATTCACGTCGGGTCTTTGCCACATTGGCGCGTGTCCTTCGGGACCTGGATTTGGCGGAGGACGCGATGCAGGAGGCGTTTGCGGCGGCGGCGGATCAGTGGCCCGGCGACGGGGTTCCGGAGAACCCGATCGCCTGGCTGGTCACGACCGGTCGTTTCAAGGCGGTCGATTCGATCCGGCGAAACACAAAGCTGGCGGAGATCAGTGGGGATGTGGTCGAGCGGATGTCGCGGGTCGCCGGTACCAACGCCTCGCGGGCCGCAACCGCCATCGAAGACGACCGGCTGCGGTTGATTTTCACCTGCTGTCACCCGGCGATCGACGTGAAGGTGCAGGTCCCGTTGACGCTACGCGAAGTGTGTGGGTTGACGACCGACGAGATCGCACGGGCGTTCTTGACCACTCCCGCCACGATGGCTCAACGGATCGTGCGTGGCAAAGCCAAGATTCGCGATGCCGCGATCCCCTTTGTCATTCCCGAACTCTCCGAACTGCCCGAGCGTCTCGATTCCGTTTTATCGGTCATCTATTTGATCTTCAACGAAGGCTACTCGGCATCCAGTGGTGAATCGGTCACGCGCAGCGACCTGTCCGGCGAAGCGATTCGGCTTTGTCGGCTGGTGCTGGAGTTGTTGGCGGATGCCGAAGTGATGGGATTGTTGGCGCTGATGTTGTTGCACGAATCACGTCGCGAGGCACGACAGGATCCGCGTGGGAACATTGTGCTCTTGGAAGATCAAGACCGCAGCCGCTGGGACCATCACTTGATCGCCGAAGGCCAACAGTGGATCGAACGCTCGCTCGCATCGCGCCGGTTTGGTGGCTACACCATCCAAGCGGCGATCTCGGCCGTGCATGCCGGGGCGGCGACCGCCGGCGACACGGACTGGAAGCAGATCGTCTCGCTGTATGATGTGCTGCTACGGATCCAGCCGTCTCCGGTCGTCGAACTCAATCGCGCCGTTGCGGTCGCGATGTGCGATGGTCCCGAATTCGGTTTACAACTCATCGAAACCATCCTGGATCGCGGCGAACTAGGCCATTACGCCTTGGCCCATTCGGCACGTGGCGAGCTGCTTCGCCGAAGCGGGAATACCGCCGGTGCGATTGAGGCGTTTCAGCGCGCCCTGACCTTGACCGAGCAGGCGTCCGAAAGGCGTTTCCTGTCGGACAAGCTGCAAGAGCTCCGTGGCTACAGCGAGTACTGA
- a CDS encoding FG-GAP repeat domain-containing protein: protein MIRGRMMVACSARRSLHNRRPVISPQIRSSFRFPLPILLPNRPTARRLAQILILEPLQRLKPARDRLSSRGTATTIPRHGYVDGFFPKHLCCPKIGRLLSSHSFREPHGTGGFEGTGNEGNGRQPHSIVKGDFNGDGIRDLASANSGDGTVSVLLGAADGSFTQSIQLNVGPDSTFADTLVAANSNRGSRTGIGDGGKVAKR from the coding sequence ATGATACGGGGCAGAATGATGGTTGCATGTTCTGCCCGGCGCAGCCTCCACAACCGTCGTCCGGTCATTTCGCCGCAAATCCGCTCCAGCTTCCGCTTCCCTCTACCGATCCTTTTGCCCAACCGCCCTACCGCCCGTCGTCTTGCCCAGATTCTGATCCTGGAGCCGCTTCAACGCTTGAAGCCAGCGCGTGACCGGCTATCGTCTAGGGGCACCGCGACCACCATCCCGAGGCACGGTTATGTCGACGGATTTTTTCCAAAGCATCTTTGTTGCCCCAAAATCGGGCGACTACTTTCTTCGCATTCATTCCGGGAACCGCATGGAACCGGTGGTTTTGAAGGAACCGGGAACGAGGGCAATGGTCGCCAACCACACTCGATCGTCAAAGGCGACTTCAATGGCGATGGCATCCGTGATTTGGCATCGGCCAACAGCGGCGACGGAACCGTCAGCGTGCTTTTGGGCGCTGCCGATGGATCGTTCACTCAAAGCATCCAACTGAATGTCGGCCCCGACTCCACCTTTGCCGACACCCTCGTGGCGGCGAATTCGAACCGTGGCAGTCGTACGGGCATAGGAGACGGCGGGAAAGTGGCAAAACGATGA
- a CDS encoding carbon storage regulator: MMLVLSRKENERIQIGDEIVLTITAIKGNRVSVGIEAPYDVAIRRGELHARAASTHDPGRSKSRQRQVA, translated from the coding sequence ATGATGCTGGTGTTATCACGGAAAGAGAACGAGCGGATTCAGATCGGCGACGAAATCGTGTTGACCATCACCGCGATCAAGGGAAATCGCGTATCCGTCGGGATTGAAGCCCCGTATGACGTCGCCATTCGACGCGGTGAACTCCACGCCCGCGCAGCTTCCACGCACGATCCCGGGCGGTCGAAGTCGCGACAGCGGCAGGTCGCTTGA